Proteins co-encoded in one uncultured Draconibacterium sp. genomic window:
- a CDS encoding nuclear transport factor 2 family protein — translation MSNLETLKEGYKLFAEGNIEAVLKLWDEKIVWHECPGFPFIENDGIFVGAQAIVEGVLSKIPTHYDDFNIEIHDFVNGGEKIVMVGYYTGVWKATGKRFKANATHTWTFNKDGKPNAFFQAVDTAIIITP, via the coding sequence ATGAGCAATTTAGAAACATTAAAAGAAGGCTATAAGCTATTTGCGGAAGGTAATATTGAAGCCGTTCTGAAACTTTGGGACGAAAAAATAGTTTGGCACGAGTGCCCCGGTTTCCCATTTATTGAAAACGACGGAATCTTTGTGGGAGCTCAGGCTATTGTTGAGGGGGTTTTGTCGAAAATACCGACACACTACGATGATTTTAATATTGAAATCCACGATTTTGTTAATGGCGGTGAAAAAATTGTAATGGTTGGATACTATACAGGAGTATGGAAAGCAACCGGCAAACGTTTTAAAGCCAATGCTACACATACCTGGACATTTAATAAAGACGGAAAACCAAATGCCTTTTTCCAGGCCGTTGACACCGCTATAATCATCACCCCATAA